In Amycolatopsis sulphurea, one genomic interval encodes:
- a CDS encoding acyl-CoA desaturase, whose protein sequence is MVVLKTFLLVPFAALLAAVPLLWGWGIGWTDVILAVVFYVFTTLGVTVGYHRYFTHGAFKAGRPLRIALAVAGSMAVQGSVIFWVASHRRHHAFADREGDPHSPWLFGTSPAALVRGFWHAHMGWMFGRAVTNADRFAPDLTGDRDLRVVNRFFWLWITLSLGLPALLGGLISGGWPGALSAFFWAGLVRVAFLHHVSWSVNSICHLIGDRPFASRDRAANFWPLALLSMGESWHNSHHADPTCARHGVLRGQVDVSARVIWLFERLGWAGEVRWPRPERLAAKRIR, encoded by the coding sequence ATGGTGGTGCTCAAGACTTTCCTGCTGGTGCCGTTCGCCGCGCTGCTGGCCGCCGTGCCGCTGCTGTGGGGCTGGGGCATCGGGTGGACGGACGTGATCCTGGCGGTGGTCTTCTACGTCTTCACCACCCTCGGGGTGACGGTCGGCTACCACCGCTATTTCACCCACGGTGCGTTCAAGGCCGGGCGGCCGCTGCGGATCGCGCTCGCGGTGGCGGGCAGCATGGCCGTGCAGGGTTCGGTGATCTTCTGGGTGGCCAGCCACCGCAGGCACCACGCGTTCGCCGACCGGGAGGGCGATCCGCATTCCCCGTGGCTGTTCGGCACCTCCCCGGCGGCGCTGGTGCGGGGCTTCTGGCACGCGCACATGGGCTGGATGTTCGGCCGCGCGGTGACCAACGCCGACCGGTTCGCCCCCGATCTGACCGGGGATCGCGATCTGCGGGTGGTGAACCGGTTCTTCTGGCTGTGGATCACGCTCAGCCTCGGGCTGCCCGCACTGCTCGGCGGGCTGATCTCGGGCGGCTGGCCGGGCGCGCTGAGCGCGTTCTTCTGGGCCGGGCTGGTGCGCGTCGCGTTCCTGCACCACGTGAGCTGGTCGGTGAACTCGATCTGCCACCTGATCGGCGACCGCCCGTTCGCCAGCCGCGACCGCGCGGCGAACTTCTGGCCGCTGGCGCTGCTGTCCATGGGCGAGTCGTGGCACAACTCCCACCACGCCGACCCGACCTGTGCCCGGCACGGCGTGCTGCGCGGCCAGGTGGACGTCTCGGCCCGGGTGATCTGGCTGTTCGAACGCCTCGGCTGGGCCGGCGAGGTCCGCTGGCCCCGGCCTGAACGGCTGGCGGCCAAGCGGATCCGCTGA
- a CDS encoding COX15/CtaA family protein, producing the protein MSLRSLIARLPYPSSAAQQAIGIAAVVTQAGIGVTGSVVRVTGSGLGCNTWPKCIGSSLVPVHHPGIDTINQWIEFSNRMLTGVVIVVAALAVLAAWRIQIDHPHRRRLVKLAWLMPGGVVLQAVLGGITVLAKLEWWTVALHFLASTPLVWLAVLLLKAFREGDEPARPLVPALGRRTLVVLIVLMWAVLIAGTTVTGAGPHGGDLNTHRLAVPVDRLAQVHSGLLIAYLVVLAVFGLTLLRGRAPKSVWQRYAWVWAVALAQGVLGTVQYALGVPEAMVSFHVLGSALVIIVTATLWTGTRDRGPVLSKLPAAPEERELTPAS; encoded by the coding sequence GTGTCTCTACGCAGCCTGATCGCCCGCCTGCCTTACCCGTCGTCCGCGGCTCAGCAGGCCATCGGGATCGCGGCGGTGGTCACGCAGGCCGGGATCGGCGTCACCGGGTCGGTGGTGCGGGTGACCGGCTCCGGGCTCGGCTGCAACACCTGGCCGAAGTGCATCGGCAGCAGCCTCGTCCCGGTGCACCACCCGGGGATCGACACGATCAACCAGTGGATCGAGTTCTCCAACCGGATGCTCACCGGCGTGGTGATCGTGGTGGCCGCGCTCGCCGTGCTCGCCGCGTGGCGGATCCAGATCGACCACCCGCACCGGCGCCGGTTGGTGAAGCTGGCCTGGCTGATGCCCGGCGGAGTGGTGCTGCAAGCGGTGCTCGGCGGCATCACCGTGCTCGCGAAGCTGGAATGGTGGACGGTCGCGCTCCATTTCCTCGCCTCCACTCCCCTGGTGTGGCTGGCGGTACTGCTGCTCAAGGCGTTCCGCGAAGGAGACGAACCGGCCCGCCCGCTGGTGCCCGCGCTCGGCCGTCGGACGCTGGTGGTGCTGATCGTGCTGATGTGGGCGGTGCTGATCGCCGGGACCACGGTGACCGGGGCCGGTCCGCACGGCGGCGACCTGAACACCCACCGGCTGGCCGTGCCGGTCGACCGGCTGGCCCAGGTGCACAGCGGGTTGCTCATCGCCTACCTCGTGGTGCTGGCCGTCTTCGGGCTCACGCTGCTGCGCGGCCGCGCGCCGAAGAGCGTGTGGCAGCGCTACGCCTGGGTGTGGGCGGTCGCGCTCGCCCAGGGCGTGCTGGGCACCGTGCAGTACGCGCTCGGCGTGCCCGAGGCGATGGTCTCCTTCCACGTGCTCGGCTCCGCGCTGGTCATCATCGTCACCGCCACGCTGTGGACCGGCACCCGCGACCGCGGCCCGGTTCTCTCGAAGCTCCCGGCGGCGCCGGAGGAGCGGGAACTCACCCCGGCGAGCTGA
- a CDS encoding isocitrate lyase/PEP mutase family protein, whose protein sequence is MTYGSALRNEVAHAQITPLIGVFDMFSASVAAQHYNGMFVSGFGFAASYYGLPDIGFIAWPDIVNFVQRLRLAFPQQHLLVDIDDGYVDPEVAAHVVEHLERIGASGVIIEDQKRPRRCGHVDGKQILPLAEYLEKLELVLETRQDLVVVARTDATEEEEILRRAEALAQTDADVILVDGVRSVDWIHRVRRVIGSKPLLFNQIAGGKSPRLSLPELQELGVDVAIYSTPCLFAAQEAIDTALAELRANDGRLPETRPGSVGVAASIELLERNISRHHRDRAARRPAQV, encoded by the coding sequence ATGACGTACGGAAGCGCACTCCGCAACGAGGTCGCCCACGCGCAGATCACCCCCCTGATCGGCGTTTTCGACATGTTCTCGGCTTCGGTCGCCGCCCAGCACTACAACGGCATGTTCGTCTCCGGATTCGGTTTCGCCGCCTCGTACTACGGACTGCCCGACATCGGGTTCATCGCCTGGCCGGACATCGTGAACTTCGTCCAGCGGCTGCGGCTGGCGTTTCCGCAGCAGCACCTGCTGGTGGACATCGACGACGGGTACGTCGACCCCGAGGTGGCCGCGCACGTGGTCGAGCACCTGGAGCGGATCGGTGCGTCCGGGGTCATCATCGAGGACCAGAAGCGGCCCCGCCGCTGCGGGCATGTGGACGGCAAGCAGATCCTGCCGCTGGCGGAATACCTGGAGAAGCTCGAACTCGTCCTGGAGACCCGCCAGGACCTGGTCGTGGTGGCCCGCACCGACGCCACCGAGGAGGAGGAGATCCTGCGCCGCGCCGAGGCCCTCGCGCAGACCGACGCGGACGTGATCCTGGTCGACGGGGTGCGCAGCGTGGACTGGATCCACCGCGTCCGCCGCGTCATCGGTTCGAAGCCGTTGCTGTTCAACCAGATCGCCGGCGGCAAGTCCCCGCGGCTGTCGCTGCCGGAGCTGCAGGAACTCGGCGTGGACGTGGCGATCTACAGCACGCCGTGCCTGTTCGCCGCGCAGGAGGCGATCGACACCGCGCTCGCCGAGCTGCGCGCGAACGACGGCAGACTGCCCGAAACCCGGCCCGGCAGCGTCGGCGTCGCGGCGTCCATCGAGCTGCTCGAACGCAATATCAGCCGGCACCACCGGGACCGGGCCGCCCGCCGACCGGCACAGGTCTGA
- a CDS encoding ABC transporter permease — protein MTTSFPEGTFTPAPGRGSLGRMLRTHARVEAALTLRHGEQLLLTLIIPLALLIGLSLLDVLPAGQLGTTSKVDWITPRILALAVLSSAFTGQAIALGFDRRYGVLKRLSATALPSWLLVAGRVVAALVVVALQSVVLGVVAAFLGWSPSAAGLGAAILLLVLGTLAFGALGVLLGGALRAEAVLALANVAWFVLLLAGGILLAPSALPSGVGAVVELLPSGALAEGMRAALVGGQFPADPMLVLAGWAAVAGVFATRTTKLT, from the coding sequence ATGACCACCTCGTTCCCCGAGGGCACCTTCACCCCCGCGCCCGGCCGCGGCTCGCTGGGCCGGATGCTGCGTACGCACGCCCGGGTCGAGGCCGCACTCACCCTGCGGCACGGCGAGCAGCTGCTGCTCACCCTGATCATCCCGCTGGCCCTGCTGATCGGGCTGAGCCTGCTGGACGTGCTGCCCGCGGGCCAGCTCGGCACCACGTCCAAAGTGGACTGGATCACGCCGCGGATCCTGGCGCTCGCGGTGCTCTCGTCCGCGTTCACCGGGCAGGCCATCGCCCTCGGTTTCGACCGCCGCTACGGCGTGCTGAAACGGCTTTCGGCGACCGCGCTGCCCTCGTGGCTGCTGGTGGCCGGCCGGGTGGTGGCCGCGCTCGTGGTGGTGGCTCTGCAGTCGGTGGTGCTCGGGGTGGTCGCGGCCTTCCTCGGCTGGTCGCCCTCGGCGGCCGGGCTCGGTGCCGCGATCCTGTTGCTGGTGCTGGGCACGCTGGCCTTCGGCGCGCTCGGCGTACTGCTCGGCGGGGCACTGCGGGCGGAAGCGGTGCTGGCGCTGGCCAACGTCGCCTGGTTCGTGCTGCTGCTGGCGGGCGGGATCCTGCTGGCCCCTTCGGCGCTGCCGTCCGGGGTCGGTGCGGTGGTGGAGCTGCTGCCCTCCGGCGCGCTGGCGGAGGGCATGCGGGCCGCGCTCGTCGGCGGGCAGTTCCCGGCCGACCCGATGCTGGTGCTCGCCGGGTGGGCCGCGGTGGCCGGGGTGTTCGCCACGCGCACGACGAAACTCACCTGA
- a CDS encoding ABC transporter ATP-binding protein: MDNSAVEITGLVKSYGSTTAVDGLDLRMARGSLLALLGPNGAGKTTTVEVCEGFRRPDAGTVRVLGFDPVADHARLRPRVGIMPQGGGAYPGVRADEMLRLVASCAARPHDPAWLLDVLGLTGARRTPFKRLSGGQQQRLSLACALVGRPELVFLDEPTAGMDPQARRLVWDLLGALRADGVSVLLTTHLMEEAEALADQVVIVDHGKVVVQGTPHALTLEDGESAQLRFRARARLDTGLLTAALPEGYRVSESAPGAYLVEGSVDPQVVSAVTAWCAQQGVLPEQLQVGRRTLEEVFLELTGRELRA, encoded by the coding sequence GTGGACAACTCCGCGGTCGAGATCACCGGTCTGGTGAAAAGCTACGGCTCCACCACCGCGGTCGACGGGCTCGACCTGCGGATGGCGCGTGGCTCGCTGCTCGCCCTGCTCGGCCCGAACGGGGCCGGCAAGACCACCACCGTCGAGGTCTGTGAGGGCTTCCGCCGCCCGGACGCGGGCACCGTGCGGGTGCTCGGGTTCGACCCGGTCGCCGACCACGCGCGGCTGCGGCCGCGGGTCGGCATCATGCCCCAGGGCGGCGGCGCGTACCCGGGCGTGCGGGCGGACGAGATGCTGCGGCTGGTCGCCTCCTGCGCGGCCCGGCCGCACGATCCGGCGTGGCTGCTCGACGTGCTCGGCCTGACCGGGGCGCGGCGGACCCCGTTCAAACGGCTCTCCGGCGGGCAGCAGCAACGGCTTTCGCTGGCCTGCGCCCTGGTCGGCCGCCCGGAACTGGTGTTCCTCGACGAGCCGACCGCGGGGATGGACCCGCAGGCCCGCCGGCTGGTCTGGGACCTGCTCGGCGCGCTGCGCGCGGACGGGGTGAGCGTGCTGCTCACCACGCACCTGATGGAGGAGGCCGAGGCGCTGGCCGATCAGGTGGTGATCGTGGACCACGGCAAGGTCGTGGTCCAGGGCACGCCGCACGCGCTCACGCTGGAGGACGGCGAGTCCGCGCAGCTGCGGTTCCGGGCGCGTGCCCGGCTCGACACCGGCCTGCTCACCGCGGCGCTGCCGGAGGGGTACCGGGTCAGCGAATCCGCGCCCGGCGCGTACCTGGTGGAAGGCTCGGTGGACCCGCAGGTGGTCTCCGCGGTCACCGCGTGGTGCGCGCAACAGGGCGTGCTGCCCGAGCAGCTGCAGGTCGGCCGCCGCACGCTGGAAGAGGTCTTCCTCGAACTGACCGGGCGGGAGCTGCGCGCATGA
- the mptB gene encoding polyprenol phosphomannose-dependent alpha 1,6 mannosyltransferase MptB — translation MAIGEHSEQRVPDPGGSGDPATAVALSPVRPRTAGPLNDAEHRGLDVVRRFGTVGSLFLALGSLGAGAAPVISPVQDLPVLRLFTRIPSVSLAIAFSGMGILVLSWLMLGRFARPASARLATRGQLARTLAMWVAPLLVIPPLFSRDVYSYLAQSEIVHRGMDPYQLGPAQALGVADPLTSGVSNIWRETPAPYGPLVLRLGGWLAPLGGNNIVAGVLLQRALALVGVVLIVWALPRLARRFGVQPATALWLGAANPLLIFHFVAGAHNDALAIGLMVAGLEVGIRRLPTRVKGDSPPPPARGELLYIGLGVAIITAGATVKVPTVLALGFFAVMVARRWHGRIKDLVRAALPMAALFGVVLVAICYGTGLGFGWVGATLNTPGLVRSWISPTAELINLTGVLGIALGMGNHTDALVPIFGALGYLVTAAVTIKFLWASFKWRYRPIIGLGVSLGAAMILQISLQPWYLLWAVIPLAAAAGTSRFRVAATVVSAVLPFLLSPTGSTFDGRSYILPWAYGAAILVTLGGLAVVHRVCPLLLSRTSPPSPAPEARADVVS, via the coding sequence GTGGCGATCGGCGAGCATTCCGAGCAACGGGTCCCGGATCCGGGTGGATCCGGCGATCCGGCGACCGCCGTGGCGCTCTCGCCGGTCCGGCCGCGCACAGCCGGGCCGCTGAACGACGCCGAGCACCGCGGGCTCGACGTGGTGCGCCGCTTCGGCACGGTCGGTTCGCTGTTCCTCGCCCTCGGCTCGCTCGGCGCGGGGGCCGCGCCGGTGATCAGCCCGGTGCAGGACCTGCCGGTGCTGCGGCTGTTCACCCGGATCCCCTCGGTGTCGCTCGCGATCGCCTTCTCCGGGATGGGCATCCTGGTGCTCAGCTGGCTGATGCTCGGCCGGTTCGCCCGGCCGGCCAGCGCCCGCCTGGCCACCCGCGGGCAGCTCGCACGCACCCTCGCGATGTGGGTCGCCCCGCTGCTGGTGATCCCGCCGCTGTTCTCCCGCGACGTGTACAGCTACCTGGCGCAGAGCGAGATCGTGCACCGCGGGATGGATCCCTACCAGCTGGGGCCGGCGCAGGCGCTGGGCGTGGCCGATCCGCTCACCTCGGGCGTGTCGAACATCTGGCGGGAGACCCCCGCGCCGTACGGGCCACTGGTACTGCGGCTCGGCGGCTGGCTCGCCCCCTTGGGCGGCAACAACATCGTGGCCGGGGTGCTGCTGCAGCGCGCGCTCGCGCTCGTCGGCGTGGTGCTCATCGTGTGGGCGCTGCCGCGGCTGGCGCGGCGCTTCGGCGTGCAGCCGGCCACCGCGCTGTGGCTGGGCGCGGCGAATCCGCTGCTGATCTTCCACTTCGTCGCCGGGGCGCACAACGACGCGCTGGCCATCGGGCTGATGGTGGCCGGGCTGGAGGTCGGCATCCGCCGGTTGCCGACCCGGGTGAAGGGGGATTCCCCGCCACCGCCGGCCAGAGGCGAGCTGCTCTACATCGGACTCGGGGTGGCGATCATCACCGCCGGCGCCACCGTGAAGGTGCCGACGGTGCTGGCGCTGGGCTTCTTCGCGGTGATGGTGGCGCGCCGCTGGCACGGGCGGATCAAGGATCTGGTGCGGGCCGCGCTCCCGATGGCCGCGTTGTTCGGCGTCGTGCTGGTCGCCATCTGCTACGGGACCGGGCTGGGCTTCGGCTGGGTCGGCGCGACCCTGAACACCCCGGGCCTGGTGCGCTCGTGGATCTCGCCCACCGCGGAGCTGATCAACCTCACCGGGGTGCTCGGCATCGCGCTCGGGATGGGCAACCACACCGACGCGCTGGTGCCGATCTTCGGCGCGCTGGGTTATCTGGTCACCGCGGCGGTGACGATCAAGTTCCTGTGGGCCAGCTTCAAATGGCGCTACCGGCCGATCATCGGCCTCGGCGTGTCCCTGGGCGCGGCGATGATCCTGCAGATCAGCCTGCAGCCGTGGTACCTGCTGTGGGCGGTGATCCCGCTGGCCGCGGCCGCGGGCACCTCCCGGTTCCGGGTGGCCGCGACGGTGGTCAGCGCCGTGCTGCCGTTCCTGCTCTCGCCCACCGGCAGCACCTTCGACGGCCGTTCCTACATCCTGCCGTGGGCCTACGGCGCCGCGATCCTCGTCACACTGGGCGGCCTCGCCGTGGTGCACCGGGTCTGCCCGCTGCTGCTGTCGCGGACGTCTCCCCCGTCCCCGGCACCGGAGGCCCGCGCCGACGTCGTATCGTGA